GTTTATTCTCTAAACCACGTCTAGTAACGACCATAACAAGCCAGTCTCTAGGCTAACACATCGATCTTTGTCACAGAGTCAAGGGCTGCACAAACAGAAAACCTGCTGACTCACCGTTTTACTGAATAGGCCATACtacattttctatttgtttCTCACTATCTCAACCTAAAGTATCACGCGATCAGCTATGAACAGTATATTTACAGTGAAGGATCTATAGGCAGACATGAAGATGGGTCTTTGAGTTTTTATTTTGACTGTGTTAATATCAATTTCATCTGTTGCATGCTCTTAAATATACATAATACCATAGTTTTCCTGAATTTACATAGATTTGAAATAGGtttgatattataatataaatgtatatctaCAAACGCATGAAGTAAATAGCACCTAGTTTAACATGAAAACTTTGTATTTTGACATGCTATGTATTTATAGTAAAGATAAACAATTCTTCAAAGCAGTGCACCAATTTGAATTCATCATTCATGATGTCTACCCTCCGCCCCCACCTCGACACTGAATTTTTGTGGCAGTCCATtgattttgtgtaaatattgtatttaaaaaaacctATCTGTATACTGTTCAGGACAGAAAAGTGACAGTTTACACTCATCGTAGCCTACAAGTCTGAATACATGCTGTTATTATTGCACTTAAAAAAATCATATCCACACactctatgtgtgtatgtgtacatgtgtgtgcgtCCGTGGgtgcctatgtatgtatgtatgtatgtatgtatgtatgtatgtatgtatgtatgtatgtatgtatgtatgtatgtatgtatgtatgtatgtatgtatgtatgtatgtatgtatgtatgtatgtatgtatgtatgtatgtatgtgtgtgtgtgtgtgtgtgtgtccgcgtgcgtgcgtgcgtgcgtgcgtgcgtgtgtgtgcttATATTTGTTTGTGGTTTAAAGAGCACTATTTTCATCTGAGGAAAAAATAAAACGTTGAGGAAATTTTACTTTACaaaatcaataataaataaGAAAACTCAAAGAATTTGAAGATAATGACCCAAAATAAAATCTGTAAAAGAGACTGGTGCCAATCTAAGAGAAATATCGTGACAGCTCCCGAAGGAACTGATTATATTCAGATTCAGCATGTTCAGGGTCGTTGATGAAGAGGATTTGGTCGGATTCGAatctaaaatataataattagaATACTAATGTATAATGTAAGAGTTGATGTGATGTGCAGGTTCTCAAAACACAAAGGGAATCGCGATATTGGCAAGATTGAATAAAAATAGCAATGTTAAAGATACCAAGCAACGATCCATACAGCTTATAGACCCACACACCAGGTACGACGtgaggtaaaaacaacaaattcagAGCATATCAGAATAATGCATGGCAGATGAAAATGTAATGCATTTTGAAGGTTTTCATATTTCTGAAAACGTAACAAAAGTTTCCACTTTCAATTGTTCCATTTGTGAAAAAGTCCATTGAATGCAAGATACGGATTATGCGCAGTGGCGAATATAAAGCACAATTCCAATCTAAAGCTAACAACCAAACACGTGATAGCTtatgtaaatactgtacatcATAGTACAGCACTGCGTCTCGTATTTAAAGTACAGTAGTACAGCCCAGTACAGTCAGTGTTCAGATTCCTTGGCTACAGAAGTTTGCTGACTCAGTCCCTGTCAACTTGTCATAAACTTATATTTTGCACGAACTACTGCAACTCtatttcgtcatggcatctgaGATTTTTCTGTATTGGGGTTCTGGTAGCGGACCATGCTGGAGAGTAATGATGGCCCTTGAAGAGAAGGGACTCAGTGGCTACGGAAACAAACTGGTGTCGTTTGAAAAGAAAGAACACAAGTCGGAAGAAATTTTAAAGCTAAATCCACGTGGCCAGGTGAGTTAACATATTTTGTGTGAACGTCGCGTCTGTGCACATAGCTCAGGCGTTTAGTTGCGTGCATCGGAGGCGTGTCTGTAGGAGGCGTGTGCAAATGATGCAGGTTATGTTTTATAGCGAAAAACATGGATTTTTGCAAATTAACGATGCATATGTGCACAGTGCAGGCGGAATCGATTGAACGCATGCTGATAGTGAATAGGGGCAAGCTGGAATTCGAGACAGAGCATTCAGCACGTAGGCATATAGTAACTAATATAGTGTCCCTGTGTTCTGCTCAGGTGACGTCACCACTGTACACACAGTGTGAGTATTCTGTAAAAAAATGCATTGATTTATTGTATCGTCCAAGTAGGTCATTGGCATGACTCGGCGGATTTACAGCCTGTGTTTGCATCTCTCTTGGTAGAGAAAATCGAATTGATAGCAGCCCAGTTTTATTGTAACAGCTCCATTGACCAGGGAACATGAAAAAAGACCACGTGATTAGATGCTATATGTAGACAGCAGTTGATTTTATTTGAAACCAGTCGTTACCATGGTAGCCATAACTTGCACAAATTTCTAGATCTGATAGAACAAATAAAgcaaataaaagaaatatgcTATGTCATTCTATCATCACATGGCAGAGATACCAGGAATGACACCAAATGTAATTTTTAACCAATGATGACATGGCATTTTGACTACATATACGCCGGTATGGAGCCTAGAATATTAGTATAGACAAAATCAGTTTACATCACAATGTCATGACGACAATGGAAACCATTTGCTTTCtatttttttgccaaaaaaaTATCATGTGAATTTATTCAAACACATAATATTCCCAGAGGAATTACTAAAAGTTAGGAAGCACagataaaaaattaaaagtaaaataaacgAAATCATTGATATTAACTCAATGCAGTGTTTGAACAGTGAACTCATAGGTTGGCACACTTGATTGTGACCTTAATTATAAGTTTAATCATACTCATTTTAAAAActcaacaaaaaaaaacaaccatcTAATTAACATTCTTATTTCTGTATACTTTTGCAAATGACCAGGTACAAAATTTCAAATAGCTAAGAATTGAACAAATGGTATTTGGGGTTATTTTTAACAAACTTTTCCTAAACTGCTGTGTATTTGTTTCTAAACATtgatccttttttttttaatcaatgaATTGAAAAATTCAAACTAGATGAAATACTGTAGAATCAATGCAttgtcatttatgtaaattggatataagatttttttttggtCACACCACATGTACAAGAATGGGACTACGAACTCTTGAACTTGTAGAAAAAGTTGAAGTGAACTAATGAACACTTatttgcctggctatgagggcgtTAGTAGAAGTCTATTATATTACCCCAAATGCTGTTATTTAGCAACCGTTTTCCCAAGGCTGAAAGCCATTGGAAAAAGTTGCTTCATAGCAGTATGAGGGGGTGATATGACATTGACTAGCATctgaataaggccaggcaatactTGTTTTGTAATACATCATGTTCTCAAGCATATATTCTTTCCTAAAAGTTGAAGCAAATCCCTGATAAGACTTCTGTACTATGtgaatattgccctagggaaaCAAGAATGCGAATAGTGCcccctgtatgcaaattgaggtcattaTGGTCAATAGTTCATACCATGTGATACAATCTAAGTCAATCACTGAAGGGTGTATGAAAATGGTGTGCTATAATGTTTAATGAGAGATCATTCAATCCCAAAACTATTGTATTGCTATTTTGTTTGCTgcaatttttctttttcaaatctTTGTCTTCCGTAAGATCTGACCactgattattttgtttatgtctaCAGGTTCCTACCATGAAACATAAGGATGTAGTTATCAATGAATCAATGGCGATACTCACCTATTTGGAGGTAAGGGTCACTGTTTGaataacctatgacctttgacccatcACAGCTGGAATGAACTTTAGTCATGTCCTCagttcattgttttgttttcttggGTCAAATGGAACAACATGTGAACACGTTTACTACTAGCTAGCCAGTAGCATAGATGCATGTATACCAACAACGGTAGCTCTGGTGCATagcatatatacacatacactgtatatcAACAGTTAGTCtatagccccccccccatagcatatgtacatatatactaacaGCTAGTCTATAGTGCTCCCCTTCCTAGatagtgtatgtacatatatataccaacAGCTATAGCCTATAGCCCCAGTGCATagcatatatacacatatatcaaCTGCCATGAACTCAAGTTTGaataaatatgttttgacaccAGATTCAAAGCGCTGAATTTATGATcaactgtatgtacattttctGTTATAAATGAGTACAATTTTCAAccatttgtatgattatttattgcaaaatattgatttgtacGTGAGTTACATATAGAAAATGAATTGAtattaatgtacattgtaagtattGAACCAGAAGGAAGTAGTTGCTGTGTAGCTGTAGTACTAACTTCATTTTTAGTGTATAATTTGATTGATCAACttgatttgacttgacttgacttgatttgatttgacttgacttgatttgatttgatttgatttgacttgacttgatttgatttgacttgatttgatttgacttgatttgacttgacttgatttgatttgacttgatttgacttgacttgatttgatttgacttgatttgacttgacttgatttgatttgacttgatttgatttgatttgatttgacttgaTTTGTCAACAGACTACTTTCAAAGGCCAGGGTACCACTTTGATACCAGATAACGATGCTGAAAGAGCTGCAGTGTTGCAGAAATTGTTTGAGATCAGCAATTTGGAATCCAAAATACGTCCAATGTTTATGTATTTGATGGGTGTGAAGAAGGGAGGACCAGAGGATAAGGTAAGGTGGAAGGAAGAAAGCTCTGACTTGATTAATATCGTTGTTAATATCGGGGTTAACAATTATAAAATTCCTGTCCATATATAAGTACCAACATGATGCAAAATGTACAATCTTAGAACACTGCCTGACAATATTCACACATTAGCATGGCAAATCTTCAGAACATTATTGATTTGCATTACAGGAAAAATTTGCCAAATTGACAGAAGATGTGAGAAATGAGCTGGCAATATGGGATGGCTACTTGGCAAAGGTAAGAGTATTACTTGTTTTTCACATCTGATTCTAGTAGGTTATGTCTTTTGCATGATTGTGTACagatatacatgtgtgtatctgtatttgtatatgtgctttgtgtgtgtgtgtgtgtgtgtgtgtgtgtgtgtgtgtgtgtgtgtggtgtgtgtgtgtgtgtgtgtgtgtgtgtgtgtgtgtgtgtgtgtgtgtgtgtgtgtgtgtaattcatATACTGTCATATGTAGAGAATTAACCATGCATGAATAGACTATACGACTGTGTGAAATTATAATCTGATACTACACCTAAGTTTTGGCCCTCACACAAGCCATGAAGTTGACCACTATAAGAAACTACTAGGGGGACCATGTGAATCAATTTCATCCTTGGGTTGAACTATTGCAAAGGTTAACATTGGCTTCTCACCTGCTAGTATAAACAATGAGAGGTACACAGCAGGACAAATGCACTGAATCTGCCAATTGATATGTTATCTCAGCTCAGCTGATCAGAATTCTGTGACTAGAAGTCGGGGGATGTGTGCAGGTTTGACTCCAATATATGTATCACATTTCTTTCCTCAATCTCATGTTTTTGGactcaaaatgttatttttgtaaggTAGAGATACACATTTTATTGTTATGTTACTTTTTGAATACTATCCATTTCaaatacttatatatatttttactcCCTAGGGTGATGGATATATTGCTGGTAAGAATTTCAGTCTGGCTGACTGTGCCTTCTTTCCAGCTGTGGCCACATGTTGTCGCCAAGGAGTTGACCTGGAAAAACATCTGCCCAATATGGTCAAGTACTACAACACTGTGAAGGAAAGACCATCTGCACAGGCATCGTGGCCACCCCACTTCAAGGAGTCGCCATCACCTATGATGTTCAAGGATGTTTACTAGAATACAGT
This portion of the Glandiceps talaboti chromosome 7, keGlaTala1.1, whole genome shotgun sequence genome encodes:
- the LOC144437241 gene encoding glutathione S-transferase A-like translates to MASEIFLYWGSGSGPCWRVMMALEEKGLSGYGNKLVSFEKKEHKSEEILKLNPRGQVPTMKHKDVVINESMAILTYLETTFKGQGTTLIPDNDAERAAVLQKLFEISNLESKIRPMFMYLMGVKKGGPEDKEKFAKLTEDVRNELAIWDGYLAKGDGYIAGKNFSLADCAFFPAVATCCRQGVDLEKHLPNMVKYYNTVKERPSAQASWPPHFKESPSPMMFKDVY